TCTCGCCGCTGCTGCACACCCCGTTGATGTCGCTGACGAACGCGATCTCGGCGATCTCTATCATCGGCTCGCTCGTGATGGCCGGCGAGCACCGGACGGAACTCAGCACGCTGCTGGGCACGCTGGCCGTGACCGCCTCCATGACCAACGTGGTCGGCGGGTTCCTCATCACCGACCGCATGCTGCGGATGTTCAAGCGGAAGTGACGGCGATGCCGGACACCGCGGTCACCCTGGTCTACATCCTGGCGGCCGGGCTGTTCATCCTGGCCCTCAAGTGGCTGAGCGCGCCGGCGACGGCGCGGCACGGCGTCCTCGCCGGCGAGGTCGGCATGCTGCTCGCGATCGTCGGCACGCTCGTGCGGGCCCACATCGTCAGCTACCAGTGGATCGTCGTCGCGCTGGTCGCGGGCTCCGCGATCGGCGCGCCGATGGGCCTCTTTATGCCGATGACCGCGGTCCCGCAGCGGACCGCGCTCTCGCACGCGTTCGGCGCGCTCGCCGCGGCGCTCGTCGGGACCGGCGAGTATTATCTGCAGGCGCCGCGCGTCGGCACGTTCACGATGACCGCGCTCGCGATCGAGGTAGTGCTCGGCAGCCTGACCTTCACCGGCAGCCTGATGGCGTTCGGGAAGCTGCAGGAGCTGCTGCCGACGCGGCCGATCACCTACCGCGGTCAGAACGTGATGAACCTGTCCCTGCTGGCGCTCGCCGCCGCCCTCGCGGTCGCGATCGTCGTGCACCCCGAGCTCAAGTTCTTGTTCCCGATCATCATCGGCCTGGCGCTCGTTTTCGGCGTGCTGCTGATCATCCCGATCGGCGGAGCCGACATG
This bacterium DNA region includes the following protein-coding sequences:
- a CDS encoding NAD(P) transhydrogenase subunit alpha, whose protein sequence is MNSHDLTTGLYVFMLATFLGFEVIRRVSPLLHTPLMSLTNAISAISIIGSLVMAGEHRTELSTLLGTLAVTASMTNVVGGFLITDRMLRMFKRK